The Methylomagnum ishizawai genome has a window encoding:
- a CDS encoding family 2A encapsulin nanocompartment shell protein has product MAENQDIQRALGDAAARQLANATKTVPQLTTITPRWLVHLLPWIGVEAGIYRLNKVKDASRVLTACSQRDERDLPETFVDYDENPREYFLSAVTTVVDVHTRVSDLYGSPHDQIKEQLRLTIETIKERQENELLNNPEYGLLNNVHPDQKISTLSGPPTPDDLDELITKVWKEPAFFLAHPKAIAAFGRECTRRGVPPPTANLFGSPFLTWRGLPLVPCDKVPVEDGKTKILLLRTGEGRQGVVGLYQPGLPGEQGLGLSVKFMGISRKAIASYLVSLYCSLAVLTEDALAVLENVDVGKYHDYKPEYR; this is encoded by the coding sequence ATGGCAGAAAACCAAGACATCCAACGGGCGCTAGGCGATGCCGCCGCCCGCCAACTCGCCAACGCCACCAAGACCGTTCCCCAGCTCACCACGATCACGCCGCGCTGGCTGGTCCACCTGCTGCCCTGGATCGGGGTCGAGGCCGGTATCTACCGCCTCAACAAAGTAAAGGACGCCTCCCGCGTGCTGACCGCCTGCTCCCAGCGCGACGAGCGCGACCTGCCGGAAACCTTCGTCGATTACGACGAGAATCCCAGGGAATATTTCCTCAGCGCCGTGACCACGGTGGTGGACGTGCATACCCGCGTGTCCGACCTCTACGGCAGCCCGCACGACCAGATCAAGGAACAGCTGCGCCTCACCATCGAAACCATCAAGGAACGCCAGGAAAACGAGTTGCTCAACAACCCGGAATACGGCCTGCTCAACAACGTCCACCCCGACCAGAAAATCTCCACCCTGTCCGGCCCGCCGACCCCGGACGACCTGGACGAACTCATCACCAAGGTGTGGAAGGAACCGGCCTTCTTCCTGGCCCATCCCAAGGCCATCGCCGCCTTTGGCCGCGAATGCACCCGCCGCGGCGTGCCGCCACCCACCGCCAACCTGTTCGGCTCGCCGTTCCTGACCTGGCGCGGTTTGCCGCTGGTGCCCTGCGACAAGGTGCCGGTCGAGGACGGCAAGACCAAAATCCTCCTGCTCAGGACCGGCGAGGGCCGCCAGGGCGTGGTGGGCCTGTACCAGCCGGGCTTGCCGGGCGAACAGGGCCTGGGCCTGTCGGTGAAATTCATGGGCATCAGCCGCAAGGCCATCGCCTCCTATCTGGTGTCTTTGTACTGCTCGCTGGCCGTCCTGACCGAGGACGCCCTGGCCGTGCTCGAAAACGTCGATGTGGGCAAGTACCATGACTACAAGCCTGAATACCGCTAA
- the epsC gene encoding serine O-acetyltransferase EpsC produces the protein MLTDSRLDPLHQRTAPVSESPSQFDIEPIVAELRALRELSLENRRRERRPPKLPSRKVLVEIVDGLATALFPNRLGHGDLSLEGVDYFVGHTLDAHLRSLLGQVRRELRFAAEQAGTQDTDSDARALDIVRRFAARLPQVRALLESDLEAAYQGDPAARSVDEVLVCYPGIAAVTCHRLAHELHRLGVPLIARMIAEIAHSATGIDIHPGATIGGSFFIDHGTGVVIGETAIIGQRVRLYQAVTLGAKRFPVDENGVLLKGNARHPIVEDDVVIYAGATILGRITLGRGSTIGGNVWLTRSVPPNSNITQAQARNEVFDGGAGI, from the coding sequence ATGCTCACGGATTCGCGGCTTGATCCCTTGCACCAGCGGACCGCTCCCGTGTCCGAGTCCCCGTCCCAATTCGATATCGAGCCCATCGTCGCCGAGTTGCGGGCCTTGCGCGAGCTTTCCCTGGAAAACCGCCGGCGCGAGCGCCGCCCGCCCAAATTGCCCTCGCGCAAGGTCTTGGTCGAGATCGTGGACGGACTCGCCACCGCCCTGTTCCCCAACCGGCTGGGCCATGGCGACCTATCCCTGGAAGGGGTGGATTATTTCGTGGGCCATACCCTGGACGCCCATCTGCGGTCTTTGCTGGGCCAGGTGCGGCGCGAATTGCGCTTCGCCGCCGAGCAGGCGGGCACCCAGGACACCGACAGCGACGCCCGCGCCCTGGACATCGTCCGCCGCTTCGCCGCCCGTTTGCCCCAGGTCCGCGCCCTGCTGGAAAGCGACCTGGAAGCGGCCTACCAGGGCGACCCCGCCGCCCGCAGCGTGGACGAGGTCTTGGTGTGCTATCCCGGCATCGCCGCCGTCACCTGCCACCGGCTCGCCCATGAACTGCACCGGCTGGGCGTGCCCTTGATCGCCCGCATGATCGCCGAGATCGCCCATTCCGCCACCGGCATCGATATCCATCCGGGGGCCACCATCGGCGGCAGCTTCTTCATCGACCACGGCACCGGGGTGGTGATCGGCGAGACCGCCATCATCGGCCAGCGGGTGCGCTTGTACCAAGCCGTCACCCTCGGGGCCAAACGCTTCCCGGTGGACGAGAACGGCGTCCTGCTCAAGGGCAACGCCCGCCATCCCATCGTGGAAGACGACGTGGTGATCTACGCCGGGGCCACCATCCTGGGCCGCATCACCCTGGGCCGGGGCTCGACCATCGGCGGCAATGTCTGGCTGACCCGCAGCGTGCCCCCCAACAGCAATATCACCCAGGCCCAGGCCCGCAACGAGGTCTTCGACGGCGGGGCCGGGATTTAA
- the cysK gene encoding cysteine synthase A — MPHWYEDNSHAIGHTPLVRLNRVTDGAQATVLAKIEGRNPAYSVKCRIGAAMVWDAERRGLLGPGKALVEPTSGNTGIALAFVAAARGIPLTLTMPETMSLERRKLLIAYGAKLVLTEGSKGMAGAVAKAEEIAASDPERYVLLQQFKNPANPAIHEATTGPEIWDDTGGAIDILVSGVGTGGTITGVSRYIKHAKGKPILAVAVEPAASPVLSQKRAGEPLQPAPHKIQGIGAGFVPEVLDLALVDAVERVGNEEAIEFARRLTREEGILSGISCGAAAAVAVRLAKRPEHAGKTIVVVLPDSGERYLSSVLFEGVFDAHGFAA, encoded by the coding sequence ATGCCGCATTGGTACGAAGACAACTCGCACGCCATCGGCCATACGCCCTTGGTCAGGCTCAACCGCGTCACCGACGGGGCACAGGCCACCGTGCTCGCCAAGATCGAAGGCCGGAATCCCGCCTATTCGGTGAAATGCCGGATCGGGGCCGCCATGGTCTGGGACGCCGAACGCCGCGGCCTGTTGGGTCCGGGCAAGGCCCTGGTGGAACCGACCAGCGGCAATACCGGCATCGCCCTGGCTTTCGTGGCGGCGGCGCGGGGCATCCCCCTGACCCTGACCATGCCCGAAACCATGAGCCTGGAACGCCGCAAGCTCCTGATCGCCTACGGGGCCAAGCTGGTCCTGACCGAAGGCTCCAAAGGCATGGCCGGGGCGGTGGCCAAGGCCGAGGAGATCGCCGCTTCCGACCCGGAGCGCTACGTGTTGCTGCAACAGTTCAAGAACCCGGCCAACCCGGCCATCCACGAAGCCACCACCGGCCCGGAAATCTGGGACGACACCGGCGGGGCCATCGATATTTTGGTGTCCGGGGTCGGCACCGGCGGCACGATCACCGGGGTGTCGCGCTATATCAAACACGCCAAGGGCAAGCCGATCCTCGCGGTGGCGGTGGAACCCGCCGCCAGCCCGGTCCTCAGCCAAAAGCGGGCCGGTGAGCCGCTACAACCCGCCCCCCACAAAATCCAGGGCATCGGCGCGGGCTTCGTGCCGGAAGTGTTGGATTTGGCGCTGGTGGACGCCGTGGAGCGGGTCGGCAACGAGGAGGCCATCGAGTTCGCCCGCCGCCTGACCCGCGAGGAAGGCATCCTCTCGGGGATTTCCTGCGGGGCCGCCGCCGCTGTCGCGGTGCGCCTGGCCAAGCGGCCCGAACACGCTGGCAAGACCATCGTGGTGGTGCTGCCGGATTCCGGCGAGCGTTATCTGAGTTCGGTGTTATTCGAGGGGGTGTTCGATGCTCACGGATTCGCGGCTTGA
- a CDS encoding sigma-54 interaction domain-containing protein codes for MDTLATDTFSTPITEALFHEFRSAVGHDRAPPVLTFPEPRALSLSIRATALVFEDPRSQALFARLERIAPSEASVLVIGETGTGKELVARQVHALSRRAGGPFVAVNCAALPETLIESELFGHEKGAFTGAVQAKSGWFETAHGGTLFLDEIGDLPLGVQVKLLRVLQEREIVRVGSRQPTPIDVRLIAATNVNLEQAVRAGTFREDLFYRLNVAPLDLPPLRERPGDILPLVLHFLRVYAERLGRSGVSLTQEAARRLQEYEWPGNIRELENVIHHALLVCAGSALKPTDLHFSSTSFQRPATLAEPQADSGELRRVLFRLFEQAPPNLMETIQETLIRSAYDYCEHNQVHTARLLDISRNILRARLARYGLIGVAEKAEPVEV; via the coding sequence ATGGACACGCTAGCCACAGACACCTTTTCCACCCCCATCACCGAAGCCTTGTTCCACGAATTCCGCAGTGCCGTGGGGCATGACCGCGCCCCGCCGGTGTTGACCTTCCCGGAACCCAGGGCTTTGAGCCTGTCCATCCGCGCCACGGCCCTGGTGTTCGAGGACCCGCGCTCGCAAGCCCTGTTCGCCCGGCTCGAACGCATCGCGCCCAGCGAGGCCAGCGTCCTGGTGATCGGCGAGACCGGCACCGGCAAGGAACTGGTGGCCCGCCAGGTCCACGCCCTGAGCCGCCGCGCCGGTGGGCCGTTCGTGGCGGTGAATTGCGCGGCCCTGCCGGAAACCCTGATCGAGAGCGAGCTATTTGGCCACGAGAAGGGTGCCTTCACCGGGGCGGTGCAGGCCAAATCGGGCTGGTTCGAAACCGCCCACGGCGGCACCTTGTTCCTGGACGAGATCGGCGATTTGCCCCTGGGCGTGCAGGTCAAGCTGCTGCGGGTGTTGCAGGAGCGCGAGATCGTGCGGGTCGGTTCGCGCCAACCCACGCCCATCGACGTGCGCTTGATCGCCGCCACCAATGTCAACCTGGAACAGGCGGTCCGGGCCGGCACCTTCCGCGAGGATTTGTTCTACCGGCTCAATGTCGCGCCGTTGGACCTGCCGCCCCTGCGCGAAAGGCCGGGCGATATCCTGCCCTTGGTCCTGCATTTCCTGCGGGTCTATGCGGAGCGGTTGGGGCGGAGCGGGGTGTCCTTGACCCAGGAGGCGGCGCGGCGGCTCCAGGAATACGAATGGCCGGGCAATATCCGCGAACTGGAGAACGTCATCCACCATGCCCTCTTGGTCTGCGCGGGTTCCGCGCTGAAGCCCACGGACCTGCATTTTTCCTCGACCTCGTTCCAGCGCCCGGCCACGTTGGCGGAACCCCAGGCCGATAGCGGCGAATTGCGCCGGGTGCTGTTCCGCCTGTTCGAGCAAGCCCCGCCCAATCTGATGGAAACCATCCAGGAGACCCTGATCCGCTCGGCCTACGATTATTGCGAGCATAACCAGGTGCATACCGCCCGCTTGCTGGATATCAGCCGCAATATCCTCCGGGCGCGGCTGGCGCGGTATGGCTTGATCGGGGTGGCGGAGAAGGCGGAGCCGGTGGAGGTGTAG
- a CDS encoding GNAT family N-acetyltransferase, translated as MGQALSLSPPEPLSDPHTLEGFDCGRPGLNDWLVRYARQAQGSGSARTFVVADAGRVVGYYSLSVGQIDTMDAPERIRKGMGRYPIPVVLLARLAVAVSHQGLGIGSGLLRDAIRRSAIIAEHAGVRALMTQPIDGDAVRFYEGFGFCRAPTAANYWLLLLKDARRLLGKG; from the coding sequence TTGGGACAAGCCTTGAGCCTGTCGCCGCCCGAGCCACTGTCGGACCCGCACACGCTCGAAGGCTTCGATTGCGGTCGGCCCGGTTTGAACGACTGGCTGGTCCGGTATGCCCGGCAAGCGCAGGGCAGCGGTTCGGCCCGGACTTTCGTGGTCGCGGACGCCGGGCGCGTGGTGGGTTACTACAGCTTGAGCGTGGGCCAGATCGACACCATGGATGCGCCCGAACGAATTCGCAAAGGAATGGGGCGATACCCGATCCCGGTGGTCCTGCTGGCACGGCTGGCCGTAGCGGTTTCCCACCAAGGGCTGGGTATTGGATCGGGATTGCTGCGGGACGCCATCCGCCGTAGCGCGATCATCGCGGAACACGCGGGCGTCCGCGCCCTGATGACCCAGCCCATCGACGGCGACGCCGTCCGGTTCTACGAAGGCTTCGGCTTCTGTCGCGCCCCCACCGCCGCCAACTATTGGCTTTTGTTGCTCAAGGACGCCCGCCGATTATTGGGCAAGGGATGA
- a CDS encoding DUF1778 domain-containing protein, giving the protein MSLAHMTSIPTPSRPKRPARLGFRATPEQEALLQRAAAARHKSLAEFVLDSACAAAEQTLLDQRLFMVPGSEYAALLELLDQPPQDNPGLQRLFAKPEPWDKP; this is encoded by the coding sequence GTGAGCCTTGCCCACATGACCTCGATCCCCACGCCATCCCGCCCGAAACGCCCGGCCCGTTTGGGATTCCGGGCCACCCCCGAACAGGAGGCTTTGCTGCAAAGAGCCGCCGCGGCCCGCCATAAATCCCTGGCCGAATTCGTCCTCGATAGCGCTTGCGCCGCGGCCGAGCAAACCCTGCTCGACCAACGCCTGTTCATGGTGCCGGGCAGCGAATACGCGGCCCTGCTCGAACTCTTGGACCAACCACCGCAAGACAACCCCGGCTTACAGCGCTTATTCGCAAAACCGGAACCTTGGGACAAGCCTTGA